The DNA window GCTGCACATATCCTTGAACAAAGTAAAAACTCGGGGGTTCCAACAAGCTACTGCTACAGCCTACAATCATTGCTTTTCATTGAAATATATTATGTGAATGAAATAATTACCTGTGCATATTTATTGAAATCAGAATCACTCATGAATGTGATTGAAGTGATAGAACTCTTTGGCTTTTAAAGAATAGAGAAATAAACTTCCCAATTTTTTTCCCATCGAAAAACCAAACCCAAGCATTCTTAAACAAGCCAAGTACAACTTTTTATTGTGCCGAATGTTTGTTGTATCTTGTGAACTCTTACAATGATATCCACAGAATCTtaactaaagaaaaaacataaccacgctaaaattaaagtaattaCTCGACCTACTACCTTCAATCCTGCTGAACTGGAACAGGCCCCATACGTCTCCGAGGAGAAGCAGATGGATGCTGAGGAGAGGATGAACCAGAAACAGGCTGTCTCCGAGGAGATGACGACTCAGAGGAAGGCTGTCGTGGAGGAGAGAATGTCTCAGGAATAGGCTGCATCCGAGGAGGAGAGGATGACTCGAGAAGAGGCCTTCCGGTGCCAATGAGGGAAGTTTTCCGGGCACTTTGGTTTGAAAGTAACAGCCGAAACGTCCATTGGAGAACATTTGGTGTGAATACTCTATAGAGAAGGAAAATGTCGTACCAACTCGGATATTTCACGTATGGATCTCCTCGGCATGCCCCTGATACAATCAACTTTGCAAAGTCCTCCACTGAACTTCCAGATGCATGAACCTTGAATGAAAATGCAAGTAACAACTTTAATTGCACGGAGATAAAATATTACCAAGAGTTCCAACAAAACCAGAAATTAAAGGTTACTGGAATCCATGATAAATGAGAAAGACAAATGTAGGCAATCTTGCCGGATTCTTAGTATTAACCCTCTGTACAGTTAAGTTCTCAGTTCAATCATGTTCCTATCAGTTCATTCTAATTTAATACTTAGGACCAACTACAAGAAATTGTGCAACAATGGTCAATACAGCCGGTTAAACTTCAATATCAATATCTTCATTCTGTCAATACTAGTACACAATCTTGGGCAAGTAACACAATTTTTGCTCAGAATAGAGAGACTTACTTCTCTTTCTTCCTTCCACTGCATCTCAGCACCTTCCTCTAGCATGAATCTTCCACCTGTCATTTCAGTCCCAATCCATCCGTGTGTCGCTATTGTGACCCCTACGTCACCGTTCAGCTCGAATCTCAAGGTCTCATAAAAATTTACAAGTGCTGCTTTCGCTGCCTATATTATAAGACGGCACACATATTATCATCTCTCGAAggaaaaatacaacaaaagaaCCACTTGGGGACAAATGAAATAGGGGGCTGACGAAGAAATATTGAGTAATTCAATTCTCAAACTGGACGAATTCCATGTAAAGGAATAGATAGCAACGGTCAGAATTACTAACTGCATATAAGCTCATCCTTGGCAAGGGCAACCAACTCTCTACTGAAGCGTTCACTATGACTCGGCCTCTGCTTTGTCGCAGGTAAGGTAGTGCAACATAGGTAGGATACACATTTCCCCAAAAATTGATATCCTGAAATGGACAATATTCAGACATTTACAAATTTGAAAGGTTTTGGGAGTAAAATGCAAGTGTTGTACCCCTGCAACAAGATACTTAGAGAAAAATCATTCTACCAATACATTAGCGTCAAAGCTAAATATGAATAATTGTGGATGATCCTGAGTAAAAGCTCCACATACCATCAAAATGGGGAAGACATTTGTATCTGTGGCTTCTTCTAGGTAGAAGGTATGACCCAAACTTGCTGTATTTACAAGATGATCCACTGAAAATAGGGAAATGAACGGAGATTGTCGTCAGAATAAAATTCAGACAACCTTTTGGTTACTAGGTATTATTCTCCGAGATTTAAACATACCAAGCTATACACGCTACTATATCCATCCCAATTTAAgtcttattttgctttataAATATCAATTGACCAATGCAATCAGAAACAAATTCATCCGTCTCTAGAACATAACTTGGAGTCTGAAACTACATAACAAGTTATGTAAGTTGCaactttttgtttcttcaaAATAGTTGTAACATTTTGTTGTGTTTCCTAGACAAATAGTTGTATTTGCTTAATGAGAAATGAAATAGGACGTAATATCTCTAGATAGAAGTAGTACTCAGTAACATCAATGTCACTGTAAAACTCGATGCTAGAAAGTTCAAGAAAACATTCTTAACTAGAATGGACAACTACCTTGCCAAATGGGACTTAAGTTATCTCtgctttaaaaaaatgactGTTTGATGAAACTTACCTATGCTATAGTCTGTTCAAACTAAATCATGAAAAGGAAATAACAGAGAATATCATTTCACTAACAGTGAGAGGTTTGACTAAAGCATATGTAGGTACTCGGGCcacattatatatattcttgGTATTTTTGATTACTCAAAAGGTTACATTTTCACATTTTGGTTTGACACATTGCAAGCGGAAAGCTTACGCTTGGTTGGTTGAATTCCTCAAAATCCCAGTGTCCACACTGCTTTCTCATTTCAATGAGAGAAGGTGTGTTAAACTTCATACTTAACACTATTTACAACATAAAATTGGAGATACAACAAGTGGATCCAGCAAATTGCTTACCACGCCCGTATAAGTTTACGGTCTCAGTGATGAATCTCCTACAATCAGCTTCCTTTACAACATCTGCAGCTGTGATGAGAACACTTT is part of the Solanum stenotomum isolate F172 chromosome 8, ASM1918654v1, whole genome shotgun sequence genome and encodes:
- the LOC125874546 gene encoding 11-beta-hydroxysteroid dehydrogenase B, with amino-acid sequence MMDLVNSVLNFVVPPASLVMLAFSWPALYFINTCERMYNSFFGEDMEDKIVIITGASSGIGEQIAYEYAKKKAHLVLVARRETRLWGISENARALGAKSVLITAADVVKEADCRRFITETVNLYGRVDHLVNTASLGHTFYLEEATDTNVFPILMDINFWGNVYPTYVALPYLRQSRGRVIVNASVESWLPLPRMSLYAAAKAALVNFYETLRFELNGDVGVTIATHGWIGTEMTGGRFMLEEGAEMQWKEEREVHASGSSVEDFAKLIVSGACRGDPYVKYPSWYDIFLLYRVFTPNVLQWTFRLLLSNQSARKTSLIGTGRPLLESSSPPRMQPIPETFSPPRQPSSESSSPRRQPVSGSSSPQHPSASPRRRMGPVPVQQD